A genomic stretch from Bradyrhizobium quebecense includes:
- a CDS encoding FAD-binding oxidoreductase — protein sequence MEHPLRVDEFLPSDALVTAADAEIAAPPAEAVAPLPPLPNLPVTDVQFLRPQDAHYADYLPAASKRKQLAPALRAVCRTEHAVAVMVDWVRSNGLSFAVRCGGHSYEGLSQSSGVAIDVRGLQQVVVDKASNLVTAGSGVSLYALYSALAAQGLALQAGSCPTVGISGHLTGGGHGLLARSHGLTCDGLLQANVVDAQARVLQANATSEPDLWWACRGGGGGSFGIATEFKIEVFPLKTTRVFGVSWKLSQAHAAQLFAAWQDWAPNAPSNITSIMKVGPAGHGLITMRCIGQSVGSESELRSELRRLTAVRPPSSALSVQSLAFLDAVKHFAGPLAYESVLMKAKSDYVLTPLASDGIEAMMAAVAPIVPGGIVLLCDSYGGRIADVSADATAFPRRAGTQYCIQYFSSWSRSADTAAHLADVARVYAAMRPFMPGASYVNYCDLDLDDYASAYWGDNLARLVAVKQQYDPDDLFHHAQSVPLSVPTA from the coding sequence ATGGAACATCCGCTTCGCGTCGACGAGTTCTTGCCTTCCGATGCGCTGGTTACCGCCGCCGACGCCGAGATCGCCGCGCCGCCGGCGGAGGCCGTGGCACCGCTGCCGCCATTGCCGAACCTGCCGGTGACCGACGTTCAGTTCCTGCGGCCGCAGGACGCGCACTATGCGGATTACCTGCCTGCCGCGAGCAAGCGCAAGCAATTGGCGCCGGCGCTGCGTGCGGTCTGCAGGACCGAGCACGCGGTTGCCGTGATGGTCGACTGGGTGCGCAGCAACGGATTGAGCTTCGCCGTTCGCTGCGGCGGGCATTCCTATGAAGGCCTGTCGCAATCGTCCGGGGTTGCGATTGACGTGCGCGGATTGCAGCAGGTTGTGGTCGACAAGGCCTCGAACCTGGTCACGGCAGGCTCCGGCGTATCGCTGTACGCGCTCTATTCCGCGTTGGCCGCCCAGGGCCTCGCACTGCAGGCAGGGAGTTGCCCGACCGTCGGCATCTCCGGCCATCTCACCGGCGGCGGCCACGGCCTGCTCGCGCGCTCGCATGGACTGACCTGCGACGGCCTGCTGCAGGCGAATGTCGTCGACGCCCAGGCGCGTGTGCTGCAGGCCAATGCGACATCGGAGCCGGACCTCTGGTGGGCCTGCCGCGGCGGTGGTGGTGGCAGCTTCGGCATCGCGACCGAGTTCAAGATCGAGGTGTTTCCCTTGAAGACGACGCGGGTGTTCGGTGTCTCCTGGAAACTGTCGCAGGCCCACGCCGCGCAATTGTTCGCCGCCTGGCAGGACTGGGCGCCGAATGCGCCGTCGAACATCACCTCGATCATGAAGGTCGGCCCGGCCGGCCACGGCCTGATCACGATGCGCTGCATTGGCCAGTCGGTCGGCAGCGAGAGCGAGCTGCGCAGCGAACTCCGGCGATTGACGGCGGTGCGGCCACCGTCATCGGCGCTGTCGGTGCAATCGCTCGCCTTCCTCGATGCGGTCAAGCACTTTGCCGGACCGCTTGCCTACGAGTCGGTGCTGATGAAGGCGAAGTCGGACTATGTGCTGACGCCGCTCGCCTCCGACGGCATCGAAGCCATGATGGCGGCGGTCGCGCCGATCGTGCCGGGCGGCATCGTGCTGCTGTGCGATTCCTATGGCGGTCGGATCGCCGATGTTTCCGCCGACGCAACTGCATTCCCGCGCCGCGCCGGCACGCAGTACTGTATCCAGTATTTCTCGAGCTGGAGCCGATCCGCCGATACCGCGGCGCATCTCGCTGACGTCGCAAGGGTCTATGCGGCGATGCGCCCTTTCATGCCGGGCGCGTCCTACGTCAATTATTGCGACCTCGACCTCGACGACTATGCGTCAGCCTATTGGGGCGACAACCTCGCCCGCCTGGTCGCGGTGAAGCAGCAATATGATCCCGATGATTTGTTCCACCACGCCCAGAGCGTGCCGCTCAGCGTGCCGACGGCATGA
- a CDS encoding c-type cytochrome, which yields MPRKTIFFIGLLIVAGVLYLKDDIETVASGFRVKVVDYQPPAKTVWLDQNVSAERLRWFYHADQGTRTFGIPLEWFMALEQPTVWPLLTAAPRLSETNYLGRFGFIPDTVIPGSPDALPIGFAPSGPMADANGAPWRNPHSKADMNGVGLTCSACHTGSFSYRGTEIVIDGGPANTNLFEFQKSVGVSLLLTRFWPGRFSRFADEILGKDASLDEGMALRGQLDLVLKQYANINSLENKVAANSVEEGYARLDALNRIGNQVFSIDLNNPNNYASHSAPVHFPRIWNAPWFSWVQYDGSIMQPMVRNAGEALGVSAELNLLDESRGLFKSSARIDVLHEMERMIAGEPPSEDKGFGGLASPKWPESILGQINMDLAKKGGELYKTHCQGCHGPAIDSKALPASEAFALFKDRKRWIKNDAGQPLLDVEMIPISHIGTDSAQAEGLASRTVETPANLKIKDGGFGPALGELVEKTVDYWYDQNKTPPEDRKRINGYRPNEIQAPLAYKVRPLNGIWATPPYLHNGSVPTIYALLSPVKDRPSTFYLGNREYDPKDLGHVWKDNIKNAFVLDTSKRGNSNSGHEFSNEKRTGVIGPELKEDERRALIEFIKTL from the coding sequence ATGCCTCGCAAGACGATCTTCTTCATCGGGCTGCTGATTGTCGCCGGCGTCCTCTACCTCAAGGACGATATCGAGACGGTGGCGAGCGGCTTCCGCGTCAAGGTCGTCGACTACCAGCCGCCGGCAAAGACGGTGTGGCTGGATCAGAATGTCAGCGCCGAACGGCTGCGCTGGTTCTATCATGCCGACCAGGGCACGCGGACTTTCGGCATTCCCCTTGAGTGGTTCATGGCGCTGGAGCAGCCGACGGTCTGGCCGCTGCTCACAGCGGCACCGCGGCTCAGCGAGACCAATTATCTCGGCCGCTTCGGCTTTATTCCCGACACCGTGATTCCGGGTAGCCCCGATGCACTGCCGATCGGCTTTGCGCCGAGCGGCCCGATGGCCGACGCCAACGGCGCGCCCTGGCGCAACCCGCATAGCAAAGCCGACATGAACGGGGTCGGGCTGACCTGCTCCGCCTGCCACACCGGAAGCTTCAGCTACCGCGGTACCGAGATCGTGATCGACGGCGGGCCCGCCAACACCAATTTGTTCGAATTCCAGAAGAGCGTCGGCGTCTCGCTGCTGTTGACGCGGTTCTGGCCGGGCCGCTTCTCGCGCTTCGCCGATGAGATCCTCGGCAAGGATGCCAGCCTCGACGAGGGCATGGCGCTGCGCGGCCAGCTCGATCTCGTGCTGAAGCAATACGCCAACATCAATTCATTGGAGAACAAGGTCGCCGCCAACAGCGTCGAGGAAGGCTATGCACGGCTCGACGCGCTCAACCGGATCGGCAACCAGGTGTTCTCGATAGACCTAAACAATCCGAACAACTACGCCTCGCATTCGGCGCCGGTGCATTTCCCGCGGATCTGGAACGCGCCGTGGTTCAGCTGGGTGCAGTATGACGGCTCGATCATGCAGCCGATGGTGCGCAATGCCGGCGAGGCGCTCGGCGTCAGCGCCGAGCTCAATCTGCTCGACGAGTCCAGGGGCCTGTTCAAATCGAGCGCGCGGATCGACGTGCTGCACGAGATGGAGCGGATGATCGCCGGCGAGCCGCCCAGCGAGGACAAGGGCTTTGGCGGCCTGGCGTCGCCGAAATGGCCGGAGAGCATCCTGGGGCAGATCAACATGGATCTCGCGAAGAAGGGCGGCGAACTCTACAAGACGCATTGTCAAGGTTGCCACGGCCCGGCGATCGACAGCAAGGCGCTGCCCGCGAGCGAAGCCTTTGCGCTGTTCAAGGACAGGAAGCGCTGGATCAAGAACGACGCCGGCCAACCGCTGCTCGACGTCGAGATGATTCCGATCAGCCATATCGGTACCGACAGTGCGCAGGCCGAGGGCCTTGCGAGCCGCACCGTCGAGACGCCCGCCAATCTGAAGATCAAGGACGGCGGTTTCGGGCCGGCACTCGGCGAATTGGTCGAGAAGACCGTCGACTACTGGTACGATCAGAACAAGACCCCGCCCGAGGACCGCAAGCGCATCAACGGCTACCGGCCGAACGAGATCCAGGCGCCACTGGCCTACAAGGTCCGGCCGCTCAACGGCATCTGGGCGACCCCGCCCTATCTGCACAACGGATCCGTGCCGACCATCTACGCGCTGCTGTCGCCGGTGAAGGATCGTCCGTCGACCTTCTATCTCGGCAACCGGGAGTACGATCCCAAGGATCTCGGCCATGTCTGGAAGGACAACATCAAGAACGCCTTCGTGCTCGACACCAGCAAGCGCGGCAACAGCAATTCCGGACACGAATTCTCGAACGAGAAGCGCACCGGCGTGATCGGGCCGGAGCTGAAGGAAGACGAGCGCCGCGCCCTGATCGAGTTCATCAAGACGCTTTGA
- a CDS encoding tetratricopeptide repeat protein gives MVALQMGQVVEAERLAAEVLKANRTDVGAASILARALMAQRRNEEAIAPLERATRRVEDPGLETLLSAALGGAGRRSEAIDLLRRTIARRPPFLPAFQELAGQLAAAGRFDEAVAVIDSALALAPASLELQLLLAQILPHRNERGRAREILEKLRTVAPGHPDILAALARVLLLDGEYAAAADLYRQVLAQRPDDPLTRTSFSACLLEMGDRAAGEANLRLALRGRPQMIGRTASALAMASHGRFFFRPSAVAKFLS, from the coding sequence ATGGTCGCGTTGCAGATGGGGCAAGTCGTCGAAGCCGAGCGGCTGGCGGCGGAGGTGTTGAAGGCAAACCGGACCGATGTCGGCGCGGCCTCGATCCTGGCACGGGCGCTGATGGCCCAGAGGCGCAACGAGGAGGCGATCGCGCCGCTCGAGCGCGCCACGCGCCGCGTCGAGGATCCCGGCCTCGAAACCCTGCTCAGCGCGGCGCTCGGCGGCGCCGGTCGCCGCAGCGAGGCGATCGATCTGTTGCGGCGAACCATCGCGCGGCGGCCGCCGTTCCTTCCCGCATTTCAGGAGCTGGCTGGGCAATTGGCCGCGGCCGGCCGCTTTGACGAGGCGGTTGCCGTCATCGATAGCGCGCTTGCTCTCGCGCCCGCGAGCCTCGAATTGCAGCTCCTGCTCGCGCAGATCCTGCCCCATCGCAATGAGCGCGGCCGCGCGCGGGAGATTCTGGAGAAGCTGCGCACCGTGGCGCCGGGGCATCCCGATATCCTGGCCGCGCTCGCGCGCGTGCTGCTACTCGATGGTGAATACGCGGCTGCGGCGGATCTCTACCGTCAGGTGCTGGCGCAGCGCCCCGACGATCCCCTGACGCGGACCAGCTTCTCCGCCTGTCTTCTGGAGATGGGCGACCGCGCCGCCGGCGAAGCCAATCTGCGTCTGGCGTTGCGCGGCCGGCCGCAAATGATCGGCCGCACGGCGTCCGCGCTGGCCATGGCATCGCACGGCCGCTTCTTCTTCCGTCCGAGCGCGGTTGCGAAATTTCTGAGCTAG
- a CDS encoding glycosyltransferase family 87 protein, with product MFATTLEAIRSTTSKRTAYIRGILALLTIAIVFKAVWLAQVGLGHGRELVDFAAFYITAKLVWLGTVDQAYQFAKLIVIQREASRGHDGFMSWTYPPQFSLLLAPFALIPVGIAYSLFAASTLTLYLAVLRRLAGENFVLVLIVFFPTIGITLACGQNGLLTAALIGMVCLFFEERPILAGASLGLMIIKPHLAIAFAVYAILRRSRIVVMTAAAVVLISSAICTAVFGVEIWRAFLQSVRDSSVFLEQGNYPMHRMISIYAALRTAGTSASAAFVAQGADAVLALAVVLIAAFRAIPARERLGLVVIVSVCISPYAYDYDFLIFSVGLALLLPALLASAREWERGIIYALPIPIGAFGYLQATQMASSHNGEQALGTLSIGGFAIVPLIALIVGIVLLRSSRAEAINEASVRCASA from the coding sequence ATGTTCGCAACTACCCTCGAAGCTATTCGGTCGACCACGTCGAAGCGGACCGCCTACATCCGTGGAATCCTCGCGCTCCTGACCATCGCCATCGTCTTCAAGGCGGTGTGGCTCGCTCAAGTCGGGCTCGGGCATGGCCGCGAGCTCGTCGATTTTGCCGCCTTCTACATCACCGCAAAGCTGGTGTGGCTGGGCACCGTGGATCAGGCCTACCAGTTCGCGAAGCTCATCGTCATCCAGAGAGAGGCATCGCGCGGGCACGATGGTTTCATGTCGTGGACCTATCCGCCGCAGTTCAGCCTGCTGCTGGCGCCGTTCGCGCTGATCCCGGTCGGGATTGCCTATTCGCTGTTCGCCGCCTCGACGCTGACGCTTTACCTTGCCGTGCTGCGCCGTCTCGCAGGCGAGAACTTTGTGCTCGTGCTCATCGTCTTCTTTCCGACCATCGGGATCACACTGGCCTGCGGGCAGAACGGCCTGCTGACGGCCGCGCTGATCGGAATGGTCTGCCTGTTCTTTGAAGAGCGGCCGATCCTCGCCGGGGCTTCCCTCGGCCTGATGATCATCAAGCCGCATCTCGCCATCGCGTTCGCGGTCTACGCCATCCTGCGGCGTTCCCGGATCGTCGTGATGACGGCGGCCGCTGTCGTGCTGATCAGCTCAGCGATCTGTACGGCGGTTTTCGGCGTGGAGATCTGGCGCGCATTCCTGCAGAGCGTGCGCGATTCGTCGGTGTTCCTGGAGCAAGGAAATTACCCGATGCATCGCATGATCTCGATCTATGCCGCGTTGCGAACGGCAGGGACGTCCGCGTCGGCAGCATTCGTCGCCCAGGGCGCCGACGCGGTCCTGGCGCTTGCCGTCGTTCTCATCGCCGCCTTCCGGGCGATACCGGCGCGCGAGCGCCTCGGCCTCGTCGTGATCGTGTCGGTCTGCATCAGCCCCTACGCCTACGATTACGACTTTCTGATCTTCAGCGTCGGCCTGGCGCTGTTGTTGCCGGCGCTTCTGGCGAGCGCGCGCGAGTGGGAACGAGGCATCATTTACGCCTTGCCGATCCCGATCGGGGCGTTTGGCTACCTGCAAGCGACCCAGATGGCGTCGTCCCACAACGGCGAACAGGCGCTCGGCACGCTCTCGATCGGCGGCTTCGCAATCGTTCCGCTGATCGCGCTCATTGTCGGAATTGTGCTGCTGCGCAGCTCAAGAGCGGAAGCAATCAACGAGGCCAGCGTCAGATGCGCATCCGCTTGA
- a CDS encoding SDR family oxidoreductase has translation MTGTKSILVIGGSSDIGHATALRYAKEGWRVTLAARDLAAAQRNADDIGTRSGVDTTVQSLDVLQTGQLAGFVAGLSVLPDTVVCVVGELGDQLRAQTDPELATTIMRTNFEAPSLLLEQFAQAFEARGSGTIVGVSSVAGDRGRASNYYYGAAKAGFTQFLSGLRNRLALAGKVRVVTVKPGFVRTKMTAHMKLPAPLTVQPDRVAEDIYRADVTRPRDVIYVARRFWLVMAIICVLPETIFKRMRI, from the coding sequence ATGACCGGCACAAAATCAATTCTGGTGATTGGCGGCAGCTCGGACATCGGGCACGCGACGGCGCTGCGTTATGCAAAGGAGGGGTGGCGCGTGACGCTCGCCGCCCGCGATCTCGCAGCCGCGCAGCGCAACGCCGACGATATCGGGACGCGAAGCGGCGTCGACACGACGGTTCAGTCGCTCGACGTGCTGCAGACCGGGCAGCTTGCCGGCTTCGTTGCCGGCCTTTCCGTGCTTCCGGACACCGTCGTGTGCGTTGTCGGAGAACTCGGCGATCAGCTGCGTGCCCAAACCGATCCCGAGCTTGCGACGACAATCATGCGTACCAATTTCGAGGCACCGAGCCTGTTGCTCGAACAGTTCGCGCAAGCCTTCGAGGCGCGCGGCTCGGGAACGATCGTCGGGGTCAGCTCGGTCGCGGGCGATCGCGGGCGGGCGTCGAACTACTACTACGGCGCGGCCAAGGCCGGCTTCACGCAATTTCTGTCCGGCCTGCGCAATCGCCTGGCGCTCGCGGGCAAGGTCCGCGTCGTCACCGTCAAGCCCGGATTCGTGCGCACGAAGATGACGGCGCATATGAAGCTGCCGGCGCCCCTGACCGTGCAGCCGGATCGGGTCGCGGAGGATATTTACCGCGCCGACGTGACGAGGCCGCGGGACGTGATCTATGTGGCCAGGCGATTTTGGCTCGTGATGGCGATCATCTGCGTGCTGCCGGAGACAATCTTCAAGCGGATGCGCATCTGA
- a CDS encoding FAD-dependent oxidoreductase, which translates to MATPNLPTPDFAFDPNQPGACIAGVRPYRNGSYRLDAETISQSFIVHNYGHGGAGITLSFGCAAKVRDIVRDHLAASRGVTEAAVLGAGVMGLTAATLLLDLGLKVTVYSDRAPLETTSAKAGGQWAVSVVEFAGKERELTDIIKSAYRAFKDRIGQGFGVFERPNYTATRAHNLDIVLQLAPGLIPPRQPLQRLPFAHHTKPGFVYQTLLIEPPVLLARLKADLDQRGVSFVSKRFVNRSDILASVPQPIVVNCTGLGSMTLWSDTKMMPIKGQLALLRPQPALQYLYGQNGYLFPRSDHVVIGGTFEPGVNDETPDKAVCQGLVDHIASLFGKAPAKPLPDIHIHNPVHAPIVNPAIPEV; encoded by the coding sequence ATGGCCACGCCGAACCTGCCGACGCCAGATTTCGCCTTCGATCCCAATCAGCCCGGCGCCTGCATTGCCGGCGTGCGGCCTTATCGCAACGGATCGTACCGGCTCGATGCCGAAACCATCTCGCAGAGCTTCATCGTGCACAATTACGGGCATGGCGGCGCCGGCATCACGCTGAGTTTTGGCTGCGCCGCGAAGGTCCGCGACATCGTCAGGGATCATCTGGCCGCAAGCCGTGGGGTTACCGAAGCCGCCGTGCTCGGCGCCGGCGTGATGGGCCTGACCGCCGCGACGTTGCTGCTCGATCTCGGGCTCAAGGTCACGGTCTATTCCGATCGCGCGCCGCTCGAGACCACCTCCGCCAAGGCCGGCGGCCAGTGGGCCGTCTCGGTGGTGGAATTCGCCGGCAAGGAGCGCGAGCTCACCGACATCATCAAGAGCGCCTATCGTGCGTTCAAGGATCGGATCGGGCAGGGGTTCGGCGTGTTCGAGCGGCCGAACTACACCGCGACGCGCGCGCACAATCTCGACATCGTGCTGCAACTCGCGCCCGGCCTGATCCCGCCGCGGCAGCCGCTGCAGCGCTTGCCGTTCGCGCACCACACCAAGCCCGGCTTCGTCTACCAGACCCTGCTGATTGAGCCGCCGGTCCTGCTCGCCAGGCTGAAGGCTGACCTCGACCAGCGCGGCGTCAGCTTCGTGTCGAAGCGGTTCGTCAACCGGTCCGATATCCTGGCCAGCGTGCCGCAGCCGATCGTCGTCAACTGCACCGGGCTCGGATCGATGACGCTGTGGAGCGACACCAAAATGATGCCGATCAAGGGACAGCTTGCGCTGCTGCGGCCGCAGCCGGCGCTGCAATATCTCTACGGCCAGAACGGCTACCTGTTCCCGCGCAGCGACCACGTCGTGATCGGCGGCACCTTCGAGCCCGGCGTCAACGACGAGACCCCGGACAAGGCGGTGTGCCAGGGCCTCGTCGATCACATCGCCTCGCTGTTCGGCAAGGCACCGGCGAAGCCGCTGCCCGACATCCATATCCACAACCCCGTCCACGCGCCGATCGTCAACCCGGCAATTCCCGAGGTCTGA
- a CDS encoding FAD-binding oxidoreductase codes for MPTVALPGRASAISDPGEIRLSGWGNYPKASTKLLEPPTPAAARDALLGRSGVVARGAGRAYGDAAIGTQATISSRGLSRMRRFDTATAQLTVEAGVTIADILAAFELRGFFLRVVPGTKFVTVGGAIAADVHGKNHHRDGGFGNIVDSFRLALPGGEIVSCSRSENAALFAATLGGMGLTGMILEATLRLLPIETAWLRQDTRVAGNLDAAIDQLEGNASSTYSVAWIDCLARGAALGRSLVYLAEHATRRDIDRLGPDLAPFPSPRTQLLSVPELFPGWLLNGTSMRVFNELYFRRGAAHQGKQRLVHWDPYFFPLDAISDWNRIYGRRGFVQYQCVIPLERARRVLADILDRVSRRGDASFLAVLKQLGDGGGPMSFPLRGYTLTMDFPVSDTLFAFLDQLDALVVDAGGRLYLAKDARQSRATFESGYPGLAALRDIRQHTGANTRLASHLSARLGI; via the coding sequence ATGCCGACCGTAGCATTGCCAGGACGTGCAAGCGCGATCTCCGATCCGGGCGAGATTCGTCTCTCCGGCTGGGGCAACTATCCGAAGGCATCGACCAAACTGCTGGAGCCACCGACGCCAGCGGCCGCGCGGGATGCTCTGCTCGGACGCTCCGGCGTCGTCGCGCGCGGAGCGGGCCGCGCCTATGGCGATGCGGCGATCGGCACGCAAGCCACGATTTCATCGCGCGGCCTGAGCCGGATGCGGCGCTTCGATACCGCGACCGCCCAGTTGACGGTCGAAGCGGGCGTGACGATCGCCGACATCCTTGCCGCGTTCGAGCTGCGGGGCTTCTTCCTGAGAGTCGTGCCCGGCACGAAATTCGTGACGGTCGGAGGTGCGATCGCAGCCGACGTTCATGGCAAGAACCACCATCGCGACGGCGGCTTCGGCAATATCGTCGATTCATTCCGCCTTGCGCTGCCCGGCGGTGAGATCGTTTCCTGCTCAAGGTCGGAAAACGCCGCGCTGTTCGCGGCGACGCTGGGCGGCATGGGCCTGACCGGCATGATCCTCGAGGCGACACTGCGGCTGCTCCCGATCGAGACGGCCTGGCTGCGGCAAGACACCCGCGTCGCCGGCAATCTCGACGCAGCGATCGATCAGTTGGAAGGCAACGCGTCCTCCACCTATTCGGTGGCCTGGATCGACTGCCTTGCGCGCGGCGCGGCGCTCGGACGGTCGCTGGTCTATCTGGCCGAGCACGCCACCCGCCGCGACATCGATAGGTTGGGGCCCGACCTCGCGCCGTTCCCCAGCCCTCGCACCCAGCTTCTGTCGGTGCCGGAGTTGTTTCCTGGATGGCTGCTCAATGGCACGTCGATGCGTGTATTCAACGAGCTGTATTTCCGCCGCGGCGCTGCACATCAGGGCAAGCAGCGGCTCGTCCACTGGGATCCCTATTTCTTTCCGCTCGATGCGATCTCCGACTGGAACAGGATCTACGGCCGGCGCGGTTTCGTGCAGTATCAATGCGTGATCCCGCTCGAGCGCGCCCGCCGCGTGCTTGCCGACATCCTGGATCGGGTGTCCCGGCGCGGCGATGCGTCGTTTCTTGCGGTGCTCAAGCAGCTCGGCGATGGCGGCGGGCCGATGTCGTTTCCGCTTCGCGGCTACACCCTGACGATGGACTTTCCCGTCAGCGACACGCTGTTCGCGTTTCTTGATCAGCTCGACGCGCTGGTGGTCGATGCCGGCGGTCGGCTCTACCTCGCCAAGGACGCGCGGCAATCGCGCGCGACATTCGAATCCGGATATCCCGGCCTTGCGGCCCTCCGGGACATCCGCCAGCACACTGGGGCGAACACGCGCCTCGCGTCGCATCTTTCAGCACGGCTTGGAATTTGA
- a CDS encoding aspartate ammonia-lyase — MAESKVETANTAGAAPPSGDSGGVSELAIATVRTVPIGQAQSRTEHDLLGEDDVPADALWGIHTKRAVVNFPITGVPVGHFPEFVRALALVKQAAARSNKRLGYLSPEKADAIDKACTQIATDKVYAESFVVDAIQGGAGTSTNMNANEVIANVALRLMGKKPGDYHTLHPNDDVNMAQSTNDAYPTALRLAVIFATQPLVRALDDLAYAFKGKAVEFADVLKMGRTQLQDAVPMTLGQEFDAFHATVKEDVARLNEISSLFREVNLGATAIGTGINADPRYAALAVEELSRLSGQPMVLASNLIEATSDLGAFVLFSGVLKRVAVKVSKICNDLRLLSSGPRTGIGEIRLPAVQAGSSIMPGKVNPVIPEVVNQVAFLVIGHDLTVTMCAEGGQLQLNAFEPTIGYCVLSSLRMLTAAIDTLTKRCVDGIEADRERCRSLVQGSIGLITALAPALGYEASSRVARRALKENRSVADIVLEEKLLTEEQLNQLLELEAMTRPARRQPVPKLKES, encoded by the coding sequence ATGGCCGAATCGAAGGTTGAGACCGCCAACACTGCAGGCGCCGCGCCACCCTCCGGCGACAGCGGCGGCGTCAGCGAACTCGCGATCGCGACCGTCCGCACCGTGCCGATCGGGCAGGCGCAGTCCCGCACCGAGCACGATCTGCTCGGCGAGGACGATGTGCCGGCCGATGCGCTGTGGGGCATCCACACCAAGCGCGCGGTGGTGAACTTTCCGATCACCGGCGTGCCGGTCGGCCATTTCCCGGAATTCGTCCGCGCGCTGGCGCTGGTGAAGCAGGCGGCCGCCCGCTCCAACAAGCGCCTGGGCTATCTCTCACCGGAAAAGGCCGATGCGATCGACAAGGCCTGCACCCAGATCGCGACCGACAAGGTCTATGCCGAGTCCTTCGTCGTCGACGCGATCCAGGGCGGCGCCGGGACCTCGACCAACATGAACGCCAACGAGGTGATCGCCAACGTCGCGCTGCGGCTGATGGGCAAGAAGCCCGGCGATTATCACACGCTGCATCCGAACGATGACGTCAACATGGCGCAGTCGACCAACGACGCCTATCCGACCGCGCTGCGGCTCGCGGTGATCTTTGCGACCCAGCCGCTGGTGCGTGCGCTCGATGACCTTGCCTATGCCTTCAAGGGCAAGGCGGTGGAGTTCGCCGATGTCCTGAAGATGGGCCGCACCCAGCTTCAGGATGCGGTGCCGATGACACTCGGCCAGGAATTCGACGCCTTCCACGCCACCGTGAAGGAGGACGTCGCCCGGCTGAACGAGATCTCCAGCCTGTTCCGCGAGGTCAATCTCGGCGCCACCGCGATCGGGACCGGCATCAATGCCGATCCACGCTATGCGGCGCTGGCGGTCGAGGAGCTGTCGCGGTTGTCGGGGCAGCCCATGGTGCTGGCTTCGAACCTGATCGAGGCAACCTCCGACCTCGGCGCCTTCGTGCTGTTCTCCGGCGTCTTGAAACGCGTCGCGGTGAAGGTGTCGAAGATCTGCAACGACCTCCGCCTGCTGTCGTCGGGGCCACGGACCGGCATCGGCGAGATCAGGCTGCCTGCGGTGCAGGCCGGCTCGTCGATCATGCCCGGCAAGGTCAACCCGGTGATTCCGGAGGTGGTCAACCAGGTCGCCTTCCTCGTGATCGGGCACGATCTCACGGTGACGATGTGCGCCGAGGGCGGCCAACTGCAGCTCAACGCCTTCGAGCCGACCATCGGCTATTGCGTGTTGAGCTCGCTGCGCATGCTGACGGCGGCGATCGATACGCTGACCAAGCGCTGCGTCGACGGCATCGAGGCCGACCGCGAGCGTTGCCGCAGCCTGGTGCAGGGCTCGATCGGTCTGATCACGGCGCTGGCGCCGGCGCTCGGCTATGAGGCCTCATCGCGCGTGGCGCGCCGCGCGCTGAAGGAGAACCGCTCGGTCGCCGACATCGTGCTGGAGGAAAAGCTCCTGACCGAGGAGCAGCTCAACCAGCTGCTCGAGCTCGAAGCCATGACCCGCCCGGCGCGCCGTCAGCCCGTGCCCAAGTTGAAGGAAAGTTGA